From Pseudovibrio sp. Tun.PSC04-5.I4, a single genomic window includes:
- a CDS encoding class I SAM-dependent methyltransferase, with translation MQKYDKIYTKTRDFFGHTSKQFTTLFSNLDFESGTILDLGAGQGRDALFLAKRGYNVIALDSSKVGLDQLQERVDAEHLPIEVVHGDALGYTPPKDLDAIIADQFFHELANNTRVKLLQRMMGYLRPGGYLLLADGKSVLPNLRDAIKKEKFEVLRDKNGIYFTYKP, from the coding sequence ATGCAAAAGTACGATAAAATTTACACGAAGACCCGAGATTTCTTTGGGCATACTTCCAAGCAGTTCACCACTTTGTTTTCCAATCTGGACTTTGAAAGTGGTACCATTTTGGACCTTGGTGCTGGTCAGGGACGCGATGCGCTCTTCCTCGCAAAGCGCGGATACAACGTGATCGCGCTGGACAGCTCCAAGGTTGGTCTAGACCAGTTGCAGGAACGTGTTGATGCGGAACACCTCCCAATTGAGGTGGTGCATGGAGACGCTCTTGGCTACACTCCTCCCAAAGATCTTGATGCGATTATTGCAGACCAGTTTTTCCATGAGCTGGCCAACAACACCCGCGTCAAACTCCTACAACGGATGATGGGATATTTACGCCCTGGTGGGTATTTGCTGCTTGCCGATGGAAAAAGTGTTCTGCCAAACCTTCGCGACGCTATCAAAAAAGAAAAATTTGAAGTACTGCGTGATAAGAACGGTATTTACTTTACGTACAAGCCATAA
- a CDS encoding GNAT family N-acetyltransferase: MIIEKELCTSAPTLESERLLMRAHQPSDFELSCEMWAHPDVVRYISGKPSSRSDTWGRLLKYAGHWSLLGFGYWAVIDKETNTLVGDVGFADFKRQITPSLQGFAEAGWVLSPKFHGRGYGREAVELALKWFKEAKLFSEAHCIIAPENTASMALAQRVGFEEYTQGYYNGEPTVFLKQKMS, encoded by the coding sequence GTGATTATTGAAAAAGAACTCTGCACTTCAGCTCCAACGCTGGAAAGTGAACGCCTCCTTATGCGAGCGCACCAACCTTCTGATTTTGAACTCAGTTGTGAGATGTGGGCCCATCCTGATGTGGTTCGCTATATCTCTGGCAAGCCTTCCAGTCGTTCTGATACCTGGGGGCGTTTGCTTAAGTATGCTGGCCACTGGAGCCTTTTGGGCTTTGGCTACTGGGCAGTGATCGACAAAGAAACAAATACATTGGTTGGTGATGTCGGCTTTGCTGATTTTAAGCGTCAGATAACACCAAGCCTTCAAGGTTTTGCAGAGGCTGGCTGGGTTCTTTCACCAAAATTCCATGGGCGTGGATATGGCCGAGAAGCCGTAGAGCTGGCACTCAAGTGGTTTAAGGAGGCCAAGCTGTTTTCTGAGGCGCATTGTATCATTGCCCCAGAAAATACCGCCAGTATGGCTTTGGCACAACGTGTTGGCTTTGAAGAATACACTCAAGGCTATTACAATGGTGAGCCTACGGTTTTTCTAAAGCAAAAAATGTCTTAG
- a CDS encoding Ldh family oxidoreductase: MTDKVQLSLAEARQLTIAALSANKTDPANAEIVADALVNAEADGQAGHGLSRIPSYSAQTRTGKVDGFAKPVAEIVTPVVQRIDANYGFAYPAIELALPFLKEASSKNGIALSAIRHSHHFGQAGVHCERLAKEGMIAFVFGNAPKAIAAFGGKNPMFGTNPIAFAAPNGNDDPLVIDLALSRVARGKVMAAQKAGKSIPEGWSLDKNGKPTTDADAALAGTMIPIGEAKGAALAMMIEVMAAGLCGTAFGFEASSLFTGEGDAPNLGQVILAINVDLVSGGAFAQRMATLVAAMDMEEGARLPGTSRLAAREKARLHGIEVPKPIYEEAVRLSKGG, from the coding sequence ATGACAGACAAAGTACAACTCTCCCTTGCTGAAGCACGCCAGCTCACCATTGCTGCTCTGTCTGCCAACAAAACAGATCCCGCGAATGCTGAGATTGTGGCTGATGCCTTGGTGAATGCGGAAGCAGACGGTCAGGCTGGTCATGGGTTATCTCGTATTCCGTCCTACTCTGCCCAAACGCGCACAGGCAAAGTCGATGGGTTTGCAAAGCCTGTTGCGGAGATTGTTACACCTGTTGTTCAGCGCATTGATGCCAACTACGGGTTTGCTTATCCAGCCATCGAGCTTGCTCTGCCATTCCTCAAAGAGGCTTCCAGTAAAAACGGGATCGCATTAAGTGCTATTCGCCATTCTCATCATTTCGGACAGGCTGGCGTTCATTGTGAGCGCTTGGCAAAGGAGGGGATGATCGCCTTTGTCTTTGGGAATGCACCCAAAGCGATTGCTGCTTTTGGCGGCAAAAATCCTATGTTCGGAACCAACCCAATCGCGTTTGCAGCGCCTAACGGCAATGATGATCCTTTGGTTATTGATTTGGCTCTCTCACGTGTGGCGCGCGGTAAAGTCATGGCGGCTCAAAAAGCTGGCAAAAGTATTCCTGAAGGTTGGTCGCTTGATAAAAATGGGAAACCAACAACAGACGCAGATGCCGCGCTGGCCGGCACAATGATCCCGATTGGCGAAGCCAAAGGTGCAGCTCTGGCTATGATGATTGAAGTTATGGCCGCCGGGTTATGTGGCACTGCCTTTGGTTTTGAAGCTTCCAGCCTATTTACAGGCGAAGGAGATGCGCCAAACTTGGGGCAAGTCATTCTCGCGATCAATGTCGACTTGGTATCTGGAGGCGCCTTCGCGCAGCGTATGGCTACACTGGTGGCCGCAATGGATATGGAAGAGGGCGCTCGCTTACCGGGAACCTCCCGTTTGGCAGCGCGCGAGAAAGCACGACTGCATGGCATTGAAGTGCCAAAGCCGATCTATGAGGAAGCTGTCCGCCTGTCAAAAGGTGGGTAA
- a CDS encoding translocation/assembly module TamB domain-containing protein: MQLLRHTATLIGKLLAALLLLVVGCYVLIVIATSFTAGRQVAGDALSYFIPDLKVVEPRLSWSGNLSLERVSIADVEGGWLEVHSLTFNWAPLELLTGNLVITEIDVRKLSVARLPVEDESAAKTPVEPSGGSFSLPFRSIALKKLQVRDIDVASAVAGVPARVELNGLLSYQAEPAKISGQLRLTRLGQVQGTAFSEFNWDPSESTLNFKTSIFEAPNGLIANALKLVNVPSFALRLDGGGPISNWTASLQLDLDSNRAVDGKVNIQQLGERKEITTNLTGMLAQFLPPSISSAFLGETNLVATAKLDQSFIPLESSAKITTGTLLIHADNKYSPEGEVLVANAEVTTLETAGQPLEFRFGDQVVRFGTLATTASASGPLDKLSWDLTAQSSKVETNQAELDTISISARGENANLAADFMSVPIAGTLNVDGLILQDPRMAGLTDHLGLSFAGTLFPQQEKVELAQLHVEGNEFAAKLRNVEVTTTHGQTQGSLTITDLSPFSTLAQRQLSGSISTQFSVNADLTKNSGQIDFSGSSNKVSIGDDLADRVLISPTQFAARATASLNIDDILKSYGNLEALSIRSSAGEILANARLENGQVEGQFTTNLTKLSVLDPRVSGGLSVQGQVSGSADAPDVKLEASSSRLEMDGVPVEQLQLTIDAHVSSTAPTATVDLEGRLKGEALQAKLSLLSENGKLSLPILDINMGGNQIAGSLSAADIQNLPEGLIGHLNINAKDLSTLSPLALTELEGRAVGQIEIRQQNGDTQLEFNLSSEKLRLANSSIGSFKAEGWIDSPFTMPAANASIQLQSMEVEGVELNSLSIEAKPVGTQTDTLRATSFEVTALLNTESDRVDTSGTLEALSDGLKLTLNVFKGAYKGIQTDLIQPTTLVLRKNHRSVTPFELTVGSGSLVVSGSEGDALDIEAQMKRLPLSIANVFVPSLEVGGTLSGFAKIVGTVDAPQANWQMDVADLTAKPLKANGILPLQIKNSGTFAQNKLNQTTSVTNGSGLSLSSEGSADLGDAQTLAMRLRGTVPLEVVSAKLITQNIGGSGGFTLDGTVSGRLNDPQIAAVVKPEALQITQLSTGLTLDSFTGTLEASRKELKINALMAKFRNGGIIKVDGTLGLDSALPAQLDLTIDNGRYVDGTFVTALINANLSLNGSLGDAGAPPAIEGKVRIEQADIEIPSSFNSGINPVIVRHLNASKPILDQAKVLTRDEGRPTTEKNTEPSAMEKARLNIDVEAPGKIFIRGRGVTAEAGGSLNIGGTANNVQTVGAFSLVRGRIDILTKRLTLSRGNVTFSGSLVPFLDFAASSTSGTTEVTILVTGPADMPIVSFTSNPSLPQDEILSQLLFGQSVNDLSPIQLASLASAVATLSGGVDAEGPLSALRDLLGMSDIDVNFDADGNPELSVGGYLSEKIYVGVTQGPTTGDSAAAVDIDVTKYLKLRGESGSDGDAKAGFYYEREYD, translated from the coding sequence ACACAGCAACACTTATTGGTAAGCTATTGGCAGCTTTGCTACTGCTTGTTGTTGGGTGTTATGTACTGATTGTGATTGCAACCAGCTTTACTGCTGGTCGCCAGGTCGCAGGCGATGCTCTCTCCTATTTCATTCCAGATCTTAAGGTGGTTGAACCTCGCCTCAGTTGGTCAGGTAATCTCTCTTTGGAACGCGTAAGTATTGCTGATGTTGAAGGGGGCTGGCTGGAGGTACACTCACTTACTTTCAACTGGGCTCCTCTTGAACTGCTTACTGGGAACCTTGTCATCACCGAGATAGACGTTCGGAAACTATCGGTTGCACGTTTACCTGTTGAGGATGAAAGTGCTGCAAAGACGCCCGTAGAGCCGTCAGGTGGGTCTTTCTCCCTCCCTTTCCGTTCAATCGCGCTCAAAAAACTGCAGGTCAGAGATATTGATGTTGCTAGCGCTGTTGCCGGTGTTCCTGCCCGAGTGGAACTGAATGGGTTGCTTTCTTATCAAGCGGAACCCGCTAAGATTTCAGGGCAACTCCGCCTGACACGTCTTGGGCAGGTTCAAGGGACTGCCTTTTCTGAATTCAACTGGGATCCAAGTGAGTCGACCCTAAATTTCAAAACATCTATATTTGAAGCTCCTAACGGGCTCATTGCCAATGCACTGAAACTCGTCAATGTGCCCAGCTTCGCGTTGCGCCTAGATGGTGGCGGTCCGATTTCGAATTGGACCGCCTCGCTGCAACTGGACCTTGATAGTAACCGGGCTGTTGATGGCAAGGTGAATATTCAGCAACTGGGTGAGCGCAAGGAAATCACAACAAATCTAACGGGTATGCTGGCTCAATTCCTGCCGCCTTCTATCTCATCAGCGTTTTTGGGAGAGACCAACCTTGTCGCGACGGCTAAGCTTGACCAGAGTTTCATACCCTTGGAATCCAGTGCCAAAATCACGACTGGGACACTCCTAATTCACGCCGACAACAAATACTCGCCAGAAGGTGAGGTGCTTGTCGCAAATGCTGAAGTTACGACACTTGAAACAGCCGGTCAGCCTTTGGAATTCCGGTTTGGCGATCAGGTTGTTCGATTTGGCACCTTAGCGACCACCGCTTCAGCCTCTGGCCCGCTCGATAAACTCAGCTGGGATCTGACCGCTCAGTCAAGCAAAGTAGAAACCAATCAAGCAGAGCTTGATACTATCTCAATTTCAGCTCGTGGTGAAAATGCTAATCTCGCAGCTGACTTTATGTCTGTTCCAATTGCAGGGACCCTAAATGTAGATGGTTTGATCTTACAGGATCCCCGGATGGCAGGGCTTACGGATCATCTAGGACTGTCATTTGCCGGCACGTTATTTCCTCAACAAGAAAAGGTTGAACTGGCCCAGCTTCATGTCGAGGGCAATGAGTTTGCCGCAAAGCTGCGTAATGTAGAAGTGACGACAACTCACGGACAAACTCAAGGGTCCTTGACCATCACAGACCTGAGCCCCTTCTCTACCCTTGCTCAACGACAATTGAGTGGGTCAATCTCAACACAATTCTCCGTTAATGCAGATCTCACCAAGAACAGTGGGCAGATCGATTTTAGCGGGAGCAGCAACAAAGTAAGCATTGGAGATGACCTTGCCGACCGGGTTCTTATCTCCCCGACTCAGTTCGCAGCGCGTGCCACAGCCAGCTTGAACATTGATGATATCCTGAAATCCTACGGCAACCTTGAAGCCCTTAGCATTCGCAGCTCTGCAGGTGAGATTTTGGCAAATGCGCGTTTGGAAAATGGTCAGGTCGAGGGGCAATTTACCACCAACCTTACAAAGTTGAGTGTGCTGGATCCTCGCGTTAGTGGCGGGCTTAGTGTGCAAGGGCAAGTTTCAGGTTCAGCTGATGCCCCCGATGTGAAACTGGAAGCCAGTTCAAGCCGCCTTGAGATGGATGGCGTCCCTGTTGAACAGCTTCAGCTTACAATTGATGCGCATGTGTCTTCAACTGCCCCCACCGCAACTGTGGATTTAGAGGGACGCCTTAAAGGGGAAGCGTTGCAAGCCAAGCTTTCGCTTCTAAGTGAAAACGGCAAGCTCTCACTCCCGATATTGGATATCAACATGGGAGGCAATCAGATTGCCGGTTCGCTCAGTGCCGCCGATATTCAAAACTTGCCAGAGGGACTCATTGGTCATCTCAACATCAACGCGAAAGATCTCAGTACCCTGTCTCCTTTGGCATTAACTGAGCTTGAAGGACGCGCGGTTGGACAAATTGAGATCAGGCAACAAAACGGTGACACCCAGCTGGAGTTCAACCTGAGCAGTGAGAAATTGCGTCTGGCAAACAGCTCGATCGGGTCTTTTAAGGCTGAAGGGTGGATTGATAGCCCTTTCACCATGCCTGCAGCAAATGCCTCCATTCAACTGCAAAGCATGGAGGTTGAGGGCGTAGAGCTGAACAGCTTGTCTATTGAGGCCAAGCCTGTTGGCACGCAAACAGACACCCTAAGGGCGACTTCGTTTGAGGTGACCGCGCTGCTTAACACCGAGAGCGATAGAGTTGATACCAGCGGAACTCTTGAAGCTTTGAGTGATGGACTTAAACTCACACTTAACGTTTTCAAAGGTGCTTATAAAGGCATTCAGACAGATCTGATCCAGCCGACGACACTTGTCCTTCGCAAGAACCACCGTTCAGTCACGCCTTTTGAGTTGACTGTGGGGAGTGGTTCTCTTGTCGTTTCTGGCAGTGAGGGGGATGCGCTTGATATTGAAGCTCAGATGAAGCGCTTGCCGCTTTCCATCGCAAATGTATTCGTGCCGTCTCTGGAGGTTGGTGGGACACTTAGCGGCTTTGCAAAAATTGTCGGCACTGTTGATGCGCCTCAAGCCAATTGGCAGATGGACGTTGCCGACCTCACAGCAAAGCCACTGAAAGCTAATGGCATCTTGCCGCTGCAAATTAAGAACTCCGGCACTTTTGCTCAGAACAAACTCAACCAGACAACATCCGTCACAAATGGCTCTGGATTATCTCTCTCATCAGAGGGATCTGCTGACCTCGGTGATGCTCAAACATTGGCGATGCGGCTAAGGGGAACGGTTCCATTGGAGGTTGTAAGTGCCAAACTCATTACTCAGAATATAGGCGGCAGTGGTGGTTTCACGCTGGATGGCACAGTTTCAGGTCGTCTGAATGATCCGCAAATCGCAGCTGTTGTCAAACCAGAGGCTTTGCAGATTACTCAGCTTTCAACCGGGCTGACTCTGGATAGTTTTACGGGCACTCTTGAAGCATCCCGCAAGGAGTTAAAAATAAACGCCCTCATGGCTAAGTTCCGCAATGGTGGGATTATAAAGGTTGATGGGACTTTGGGTTTGGACAGCGCTCTTCCAGCTCAACTGGACCTGACCATTGATAATGGCCGCTATGTTGATGGAACCTTTGTGACGGCCTTGATCAACGCCAATCTGTCTCTTAATGGCTCGCTTGGAGACGCAGGGGCACCACCTGCTATCGAAGGGAAGGTGCGTATTGAACAAGCAGATATCGAGATCCCAAGCTCCTTTAATTCCGGAATCAATCCAGTCATTGTTCGCCACCTTAACGCCTCCAAACCAATCCTTGATCAAGCAAAGGTGCTTACCCGGGATGAGGGTCGTCCTACCACTGAGAAAAATACAGAACCCAGCGCTATGGAAAAAGCACGGCTGAATATTGATGTGGAAGCGCCTGGTAAGATCTTCATTCGTGGGCGAGGCGTGACTGCGGAAGCTGGGGGGTCGCTCAACATTGGTGGCACAGCAAACAACGTGCAGACTGTTGGAGCGTTCTCACTGGTACGAGGGCGCATTGATATTCTCACCAAACGTCTGACTTTGAGCCGCGGCAACGTAACCTTTAGTGGTTCTCTCGTTCCGTTTCTTGACTTTGCTGCCTCCTCAACATCTGGAACAACAGAAGTTACTATTTTGGTGACCGGACCTGCCGATATGCCAATCGTTTCCTTCACCTCCAACCCCAGTTTGCCGCAGGATGAAATCCTCTCCCAGCTGCTCTTCGGGCAATCGGTGAATGATTTGTCCCCTATTCAGCTGGCCAGCCTCGCCAGTGCCGTTGCCACACTCTCGGGAGGTGTCGATGCTGAAGGGCCTCTGTCGGCTTTACGCGACTTGCTGGGTATGAGCGACATTGACGTGAATTTTGATGCTGACGGAAACCCGGAGCTGTCTGTTGGAGGGTATTTGAGTGAGAAGATCTATGTTGGCGTTACACAGGGACCTACCACCGGAGACAGTGCAGCGGCGGTAGATATTGACGTGACCAAGTATCTAAAGCTTCGCGGCGAATCCGGCTCTGATGGTGATGCCAAAGCCGGTTTTTACTATGAACGCGAATATGACTAG